A single Vanacampus margaritifer isolate UIUO_Vmar chromosome 14, RoL_Vmar_1.0, whole genome shotgun sequence DNA region contains:
- the LOC144034088 gene encoding uncharacterized protein LOC144034088, whose translation MSIMLLLLHVLFLALLTPSTSHRGLPPHILGQWTFSEDNSQDEELDALFRKSSQDYLILMMPESTAALDSVLTVVDSVTPLPDSENQMTTREPLRLNARDERKPGSTVWKVVVVVAILLVCIVGCVSTAYYLCVWRGGRIHYQPHKVEA comes from the exons ATGTCAATCATGTTGCTTCTTCTTCATGTGTTGTTTTTGGCACTTCTGACACCATCAACAAGTCATCGAG GTCTTCCTCCACACATCTTGGGCCAGTGGACCTTCTCTGAGGACAACTCGCAAGATGAAGAACTTGACGCGCTTTTTAGAAAGTCCTCCCAAGACTACTTGATCCTGATGATGCCCGAGAGTACAGCGGCGCTCGACAGTGTGTTGACTGTGGTCGACAGCGTCACTCCATTACCAGATTCGGAGAACCAGATGACTACAAGAGAACCGCTGCGTCTCAATGCGCGAG ATGAGAGAAAACCAGGATCCACCGTGTGGAAGGTGGTTGTGGTGGTGGCCATCCTGCTGGTGTGTATCGTGGGATGTGTGAGCACGGCCTACTACCTGTGCGTCTGGAGAGGTGGCCGCATTCATTATCAACCTCACAAAGTGGAGGCCTGA
- the mtfp1 gene encoding mitochondrial fission process protein 1, with protein MEPTEEKPSQAVDIYRDTWVRFLGYANEVGEAFRPLVPVSLVWSSYAVATAYVTADAVDKGKKAAAAHGDEPGQTTRVAAAVADTFVWQTLASIVIPGFTINRLCAATLHLLGRTTKLPLPVRKWTTTAVGLSIIPFIISPIDKSVDYLLDSSLRKVYGHSEKQE; from the exons ATGGAGCCCACGGAAGAAAAACCGAGCCAAGCGGTCGACATCTATCGCGACACATGGGTTCGCTTCCTTG GCTACGCCAACGAGGTGGGGGAGGCCTTCCGTCCGCTGGTGCCGGTGAGCTTGGTGTGGAGTAGCTACGCCGTGGCCACTGCTTACGTCACTGCTGATGCTGTGGACAAAGGGAAGAAAGCTGCTGCG GCGCACGGGGATGAGCCAGGCCAGACGACGcgggtggcggcggcggtggcggatACGTTCGTGTGGCAGACGTTGGCCTCCATCGTCATCCCGGGCTTCACCATTAACCGCCTGTGCGCCGCCACACTGCACCTGCTGGGCCGCACCACCAAATTGCCCCTGCCCGTGCGCAAGTGGACCACCACGGCCGTCGGCCTCTCAATCATCCCGTTCATCATCAGCCCTATTGACAA GTCTGTGGACTACCTGCTGGATTCGAGCCTTCGGAAGGTCTACGGCCACAGCGAGAAGCAGGAATAA
- the lman2la gene encoding lectin, mannose-binding 2-like a isoform X2, which translates to MAAVSCRRHRRDSKSIYILLSPQKMTLFKKLLCTFILLTFTVGHCFADDDHEMEEFLKREYSLTKPYQAVGSLSSSHWELMGDAMVTTEQVRLTPDMQSRQGAVWSRIPCHLNDWEMQVHFKIHGKGKKNLNGDGLAIWYTKERIQKGPVFGNKDNFTGLGVFVDTYPNEEKQLERIFPFVLAMVGNGTISYDHERDGRPTELGGCNAMVRNLKHDTFLFIRYVRRRLTVMIDIDGQHEWRDCLDLPGVRLPKGFYFGATAITGDLSDNHDIISLKLYQLTVLRSKQEEEEEEEEITIPSVDNMELLRLGRSEEGMSGLAIFFTVLFSMLGCIFLVVVGLLLYGHWNENRRKRFY; encoded by the exons ATGGCCGCCGTCAGCTGCAGAAGACACAGGCGAGACTCTAAATCAATATACATTTTACTTTCTCCGCAAAAGATGACGCTTTTTAAGAAGCTACTgtgcacttttattcttttaacATTTACGGTTGGCCACTGTTTCGCCGACGACGACCACGAAATGGAGGAGTTCCTGAAACGGGAGTATTCCCTCACCAAGCCCTACCAAG CTGTCGGATCTTTAAGCTCCTCCCACTGGGAACTGATGGGCGATGCCATGGTAACCACGGAGCAGGTGCGACTCACACCTGACATGCAGAGCAGACAGGGGGCGGTATGGAGCCGAATT CCTTGCCATCTGAACGACTGGGAGATGCAAGTACACTTCAAGATTCACGGGAAAGGAAAGAAGAATCTCAATGGTGACGGCTTGGCTATTTGGTACACGAAGGAGCGCATACAGAAAG GTCCTGTATTTGGGAATAAGGACAACTTCACTGGTTTGGGAGTTTTTGTGGACACGTACCCCAATGAGGAGAAACAGTTAGAG AGGATCTTCCCCTTCGTTCTCGCCATGGTGGGCAACGGCACCATCAGCTACGATCACGAGCGGGATGGCCGGCCCACCGAGCTGGGCGGTTGCAACGCCATGGTGCGCAACCTGAAGCACGACACCTTCCTCTTCATCAGATACGTCCGACGTCGGCTGACG GTGATGATTGACATTGACGGACAGCACGAGTGGAGGGACTGCCTGGACCTGCCTGGCGTGCGGCTACCTAAGGGCTTTTATTTCGGCGCCACCGCAATTACAGGAGACCTTTCAG ACAACCATGACATCATCTCATTGAAACTCTACCAACTGACGGTGTTGCGGAGCaaacaggaagaggaagaggaggaggaggaaatcaCGATACCCAGCGTGGATAACATGGAGCTGCTCAGAT TGGGTCGCAGTGAGGAAGGGATGAGCGGGTTGGCCATTTTCTTCACGGTGCTCTTCTCCATGCTGGGCTGCATCTTCCTGGTGGTCGTCGGCCTGCTGCTCTACGGCCACTGGAACGAGAACCGGCGCAAGCGCTTCTACTGA
- the lman2la gene encoding lectin, mannose-binding 2-like a isoform X1, which translates to MAAVSCRRHRRDSKSIYILLSPQKMTLFKKLLCTFILLTFTVGHCFADDDHEMEEFLKREYSLTKPYQAVGSLSSSHWELMGDAMVTTEQVRLTPDMQSRQGAVWSRIPCHLNDWEMQVHFKIHGKGKKNLNGDGLAIWYTKERIQKGPVFGNKDNFTGLGVFVDTYPNEEKQLEAQKKRYTPSTQRIFPFVLAMVGNGTISYDHERDGRPTELGGCNAMVRNLKHDTFLFIRYVRRRLTVMIDIDGQHEWRDCLDLPGVRLPKGFYFGATAITGDLSDNHDIISLKLYQLTVLRSKQEEEEEEEEITIPSVDNMELLRLGRSEEGMSGLAIFFTVLFSMLGCIFLVVVGLLLYGHWNENRRKRFY; encoded by the exons ATGGCCGCCGTCAGCTGCAGAAGACACAGGCGAGACTCTAAATCAATATACATTTTACTTTCTCCGCAAAAGATGACGCTTTTTAAGAAGCTACTgtgcacttttattcttttaacATTTACGGTTGGCCACTGTTTCGCCGACGACGACCACGAAATGGAGGAGTTCCTGAAACGGGAGTATTCCCTCACCAAGCCCTACCAAG CTGTCGGATCTTTAAGCTCCTCCCACTGGGAACTGATGGGCGATGCCATGGTAACCACGGAGCAGGTGCGACTCACACCTGACATGCAGAGCAGACAGGGGGCGGTATGGAGCCGAATT CCTTGCCATCTGAACGACTGGGAGATGCAAGTACACTTCAAGATTCACGGGAAAGGAAAGAAGAATCTCAATGGTGACGGCTTGGCTATTTGGTACACGAAGGAGCGCATACAGAAAG GTCCTGTATTTGGGAATAAGGACAACTTCACTGGTTTGGGAGTTTTTGTGGACACGTACCCCAATGAGGAGAAACAGTTAGAG GCACAAAAGAAGAGATACACTCCAAGCACACAG AGGATCTTCCCCTTCGTTCTCGCCATGGTGGGCAACGGCACCATCAGCTACGATCACGAGCGGGATGGCCGGCCCACCGAGCTGGGCGGTTGCAACGCCATGGTGCGCAACCTGAAGCACGACACCTTCCTCTTCATCAGATACGTCCGACGTCGGCTGACG GTGATGATTGACATTGACGGACAGCACGAGTGGAGGGACTGCCTGGACCTGCCTGGCGTGCGGCTACCTAAGGGCTTTTATTTCGGCGCCACCGCAATTACAGGAGACCTTTCAG ACAACCATGACATCATCTCATTGAAACTCTACCAACTGACGGTGTTGCGGAGCaaacaggaagaggaagaggaggaggaggaaatcaCGATACCCAGCGTGGATAACATGGAGCTGCTCAGAT TGGGTCGCAGTGAGGAAGGGATGAGCGGGTTGGCCATTTTCTTCACGGTGCTCTTCTCCATGCTGGGCTGCATCTTCCTGGTGGTCGTCGGCCTGCTGCTCTACGGCCACTGGAACGAGAACCGGCGCAAGCGCTTCTACTGA